A genomic window from Maridesulfovibrio sp. includes:
- a CDS encoding LysR substrate-binding domain-containing protein: MNNLPPLKPLVSFRAAAKHQSLTKAAQELHLTHGAVSRAVKQLEEFFGFELFTRRNRGLFLTEKGAVLAKEVENSLTRLEKVCESLKIPESKRRLSVSCEPSLAMRWLMPKLDDFRRKAPQIDIHLSTAGGPIDITAEGVHLAIRRSDFAWPPHYHCTPLGKEMIGPVCSPAYWKKHKSSPKQLLHTRTRPEAWNDWSSISGIRVESDSEKYFDHFYFSLQAASTGFGLAIGPEPIVREDIKQGLLVAPYGFKKTPIDYIILSLDRPENDRNMNTFISWLKSELGLPLV; this comes from the coding sequence ATGAACAACCTTCCTCCTCTCAAGCCGCTTGTCAGCTTCAGGGCAGCAGCAAAACATCAGAGTCTCACTAAGGCCGCGCAGGAGCTGCACCTTACGCATGGCGCAGTCAGTAGAGCCGTTAAACAGCTGGAAGAATTCTTTGGATTTGAACTTTTTACCAGACGCAACAGAGGACTTTTTCTTACTGAAAAAGGTGCTGTACTTGCTAAAGAGGTGGAAAACAGCCTGACAAGACTGGAGAAGGTTTGTGAATCACTGAAAATACCGGAATCAAAACGCAGGCTGTCTGTCTCATGCGAACCATCGCTGGCCATGCGCTGGCTCATGCCAAAGCTGGATGATTTCCGTCGAAAGGCTCCGCAGATCGATATCCACCTCTCTACTGCGGGAGGGCCGATTGATATCACAGCGGAAGGAGTCCATCTAGCTATACGAAGATCTGATTTCGCATGGCCGCCCCACTATCACTGCACGCCGCTTGGTAAAGAAATGATCGGTCCGGTTTGCAGTCCGGCATACTGGAAAAAACACAAAAGCAGTCCCAAGCAACTCCTGCATACCCGTACGCGTCCTGAGGCTTGGAATGACTGGAGTTCCATTTCCGGCATCAGAGTTGAATCAGACTCCGAGAAGTACTTCGACCATTTTTATTTCAGCCTGCAGGCAGCCTCAACAGGATTCGGCCTCGCCATAGGTCCGGAGCCAATTGTCCGCGAAGACATTAAACAGGGATTGCTGGTTGCCCCCTACGGTTTCAAGAAAACCCCGATAGACTATATTATCCTTTCCCTGGATCGGCCGGAGAATGATCGCAACATGAACACTTTTATAAGCTGGCTGAAGTCAGAACTTGGCTTACCTTTAGTGTGA
- a CDS encoding LysE family translocator has protein sequence MNLFNVNLALIGVVTVLAVVSPGPDFAIVFRNGLRYGRKMGLATAFGVAGGVVVHITYALLGLSYVVAEYTWVLMAVRYAGAAYLLWLGVSAFLPRKSVEDQAESCADAVYVSFGEAFRNGFLCNALNPKTMLFFVALFTQVVTPGTSLVLKMSIGAFISLTHLVWFAFIVFVLTDQRTAKLVARWRKGVEKVVGVCLFGLGAKLALDA, from the coding sequence ATGAATTTATTTAATGTTAATTTAGCATTGATCGGTGTTGTGACTGTTTTGGCGGTAGTCAGTCCTGGTCCTGATTTCGCAATTGTTTTCAGGAACGGGTTGCGTTATGGGCGTAAAATGGGTTTGGCCACTGCCTTTGGGGTTGCTGGTGGCGTAGTTGTCCACATCACTTATGCTTTGCTTGGTTTAAGTTATGTCGTCGCAGAATATACATGGGTGCTGATGGCTGTCCGCTATGCGGGGGCAGCGTATTTGTTGTGGTTGGGAGTTTCCGCATTTTTGCCTCGGAAAAGCGTAGAAGATCAAGCGGAATCTTGTGCGGATGCTGTCTATGTGTCTTTTGGTGAAGCATTTCGGAACGGCTTTTTGTGCAATGCGCTAAATCCGAAGACGATGCTCTTCTTCGTTGCTCTGTTTACACAGGTGGTGACTCCGGGAACTTCTCTTGTATTGAAGATGTCCATCGGCGCATTCATTTCCTTGACCCATCTTGTGTGGTTTGCTTTCATCGTTTTTGTGCTGACAGATCAACGCACCGCTAAACTGGTGGCAAGGTGGCGGAAAGGTGTAGAAAAAGTTGTGGGAGTTTGTCTGTTCGGGCTGGGCGCAAAGCTGGCTCTGGATGCTTAA
- a CDS encoding cupin domain-containing protein, whose product MELKPINFAEKLALFSEHWSPRVIAEMNDYQFKIVKIKGEFVWHDHKDTDEVFIVLSGEMKIMFRDNEVLLGAGEMFVVEKGVEHKPFAAEECEVLLVEPKGVVNTGDTESSLKAENDKWI is encoded by the coding sequence ATGGAATTGAAACCGATTAATTTTGCTGAGAAGCTCGCACTTTTTTCCGAGCATTGGTCCCCGAGAGTTATAGCAGAGATGAACGATTATCAGTTCAAGATTGTTAAAATTAAGGGCGAATTCGTCTGGCATGATCATAAAGATACTGATGAAGTTTTTATCGTTCTGTCCGGTGAGATGAAAATTATGTTTCGGGACAATGAGGTACTTTTAGGAGCCGGGGAAATGTTCGTGGTAGAGAAGGGTGTTGAACATAAGCCGTTTGCGGCTGAGGAATGTGAAGTGCTGCTTGTTGAACCCAAGGGCGTTGTGAATACCGGAGATACTGAGAGTAGTTTGAAAGCCGAGAACGATAAGTGGATTTAA
- a CDS encoding phosphocholine cytidylyltransferase family protein, whose amino-acid sequence MKAVILAAGRGSRMKGETSDKPKCLIELMGKPLLHWQLEALQKGGVDRILVVRGYHADKLNGDFETVDNPRWAESNMVETLRMASSWLEDGPSVISYSDIVYRPEHVRAISECDCDIAITYDVRWERLWELRFEDPLSDAETFREADGRLLEIGGRAESVDEIKGQYMGLLYMTPRGWSVVDGVLSELGQQQVDQLDMTALLRLLLEKGVQIGVVPVEGGWVEADSMQDVMAYEEVLARDEDWSHDWR is encoded by the coding sequence ATGAAGGCAGTAATTCTAGCCGCCGGACGTGGATCACGCATGAAAGGCGAAACCAGTGACAAACCAAAGTGCCTGATCGAGCTCATGGGTAAGCCGCTTTTGCACTGGCAGCTTGAAGCTTTGCAAAAAGGCGGTGTCGACCGAATTCTGGTTGTCCGTGGTTACCATGCGGATAAGTTGAACGGTGATTTCGAAACCGTTGATAATCCGCGCTGGGCTGAATCCAATATGGTTGAGACCCTACGCATGGCTTCATCATGGCTTGAAGATGGACCTTCTGTTATTTCTTATTCCGACATTGTTTATCGTCCTGAGCATGTACGCGCTATCAGTGAATGTGATTGTGATATAGCCATAACCTACGATGTCCGCTGGGAAAGATTGTGGGAGCTGCGTTTCGAAGATCCGTTAAGTGATGCGGAAACTTTCAGGGAAGCCGATGGCCGCCTTCTTGAGATTGGCGGGCGTGCTGAAAGTGTAGATGAGATTAAAGGTCAGTACATGGGACTGCTCTATATGACTCCGCGCGGCTGGAGTGTTGTGGACGGGGTGCTTAGTGAGCTGGGGCAACAGCAGGTTGATCAGCTTGATATGACCGCGCTGCTGCGTTTGCTTCTTGAAAAGGGAGTGCAGATAGGAGTTGTCCCGGTTGAAGGTGGTTGGGTTGAGGCTGATTCCATGCAGGATGTCATGGCTTATGAAGAAGTTCTGGCACGGGATGAGGATTGGAGTCATGACTGGCGGTAA
- a CDS encoding PAS domain S-box protein, translated as MKYAGLSKEELIAKINSLEALIKSSVCNGDDSVDIQQGLSLSLEELAVQDENLKKTQFDLDRNVLKYFELFEYAPVGYILLDSEAIILEANITFSQMLGHEREHLINTPLSLYLAKDFISYPAMITEWVAESGRAEKTVKLQPKDGNPVWVQLIISASGFADQKIYSVAVQDISRLVEAEARLEGAYSSVQIILDNIPSIVGIINENGKIELVNKSWHSFTLEYYPAIADCGVGSDFYEFCKLGFASELVRNRTAFASFSAVIEGDEDIFEFECPYYSKGQKGWFHMRAGRYVCKDGPKVVVTFDDISEVKDSHAKISEERDRFEEILSALDTGLRVIKPDMTIGWVNAKTREMFSAFDSEGQKCHKIFGADANFCKDCATRKSFDQDCSSTSVHFHPTHKKWFSVYTVPIHDADGKVIRVLESVTDISQQKKMELHLKQSEYRYRSLFKNNSVAMFLVNPDNGDLIDVNKAAERLYGWSRADMQKMSIYDINTASRENLEMEIKRNLSLDKNTFYFQHRDSWGNIHDVEIHSGPIMIDGRKIIHSSIIDITDRKKNELELMRLRRSVENSFASVVITDKGGNIVYVNPAFSKVTGYSREESIGKNTRVLKSGAHPNEFYRGMWRTIARGNTWKGEICNRKKDGTLFWEQATISPVMDTEGNLTNYVAVKDDITERKELERLKEDVERIMHHDLKNPLNGIIGLPEILLMDDDLSDEHKKILEMIKSSGYRMLRMIDSSLNLFKMENGTYKYIPQVVDLVAVLATLCKDIESKSYSKKLEIVMEGNTSSPLNVLAEHDLLYILFSNLLVNAVEASPKGEKIIIDLPFSPDRYVKIINRGVVPQQVRHDFFDKYKTHGKKGGTGIGTYSSKLTAGTMGYSMEMFTSDEKGTTIIEIGVVLP; from the coding sequence ATGAAGTATGCAGGTCTCAGCAAAGAAGAGTTAATAGCAAAGATTAACAGTCTTGAAGCTTTGATTAAATCCTCAGTGTGTAATGGGGACGATTCTGTAGATATTCAGCAGGGTCTTTCTTTGAGCCTCGAAGAGTTGGCGGTTCAGGACGAGAATCTGAAAAAGACTCAATTTGATCTAGATCGTAATGTTCTTAAATATTTCGAGCTGTTTGAATATGCTCCGGTTGGATATATCCTTCTGGATTCTGAAGCAATAATATTGGAAGCAAATATTACTTTTTCTCAAATGTTAGGGCATGAAAGAGAACACCTGATTAATACTCCTCTGAGCCTTTATCTTGCTAAGGACTTCATTTCTTACCCGGCTATGATTACTGAATGGGTTGCTGAATCAGGGCGTGCTGAGAAAACTGTCAAACTTCAGCCCAAAGACGGTAATCCTGTATGGGTTCAGCTGATTATTTCTGCAAGCGGTTTTGCGGACCAGAAAATATACAGTGTTGCTGTTCAGGATATTTCCCGGTTGGTAGAAGCTGAGGCCCGTCTTGAGGGGGCCTATTCCTCTGTACAGATAATTTTGGATAATATCCCCTCTATCGTCGGGATTATCAATGAAAATGGCAAAATAGAGCTGGTTAATAAGTCTTGGCATAGTTTTACCCTTGAATATTATCCTGCCATAGCAGACTGCGGCGTGGGGTCTGATTTCTATGAATTTTGCAAATTAGGGTTTGCCAGTGAGCTTGTTCGGAATAGGACGGCCTTCGCTTCTTTCTCTGCTGTCATTGAAGGTGATGAAGATATTTTTGAGTTTGAATGCCCGTATTACTCTAAGGGGCAAAAAGGGTGGTTTCACATGCGGGCCGGGCGTTATGTATGCAAAGACGGACCGAAGGTTGTTGTCACATTTGATGATATCAGTGAGGTCAAGGATTCCCATGCAAAAATAAGTGAAGAGCGTGACCGTTTTGAAGAAATACTTTCAGCTCTTGATACCGGTTTAAGAGTTATTAAACCGGATATGACCATCGGGTGGGTCAACGCTAAGACCCGGGAAATGTTTTCTGCTTTCGATAGCGAAGGGCAGAAATGCCACAAAATTTTCGGTGCCGATGCAAACTTCTGTAAGGACTGTGCCACACGGAAAAGTTTTGACCAAGACTGCTCTTCCACATCTGTACATTTCCATCCTACACACAAGAAGTGGTTTTCCGTCTACACTGTTCCTATTCATGATGCTGACGGCAAAGTTATCAGGGTACTGGAAAGTGTTACCGATATTTCGCAGCAGAAGAAAATGGAATTACATCTGAAGCAGAGTGAATACCGGTACCGCTCGCTGTTTAAAAACAACTCGGTCGCTATGTTTTTGGTCAACCCTGACAATGGAGATTTGATCGATGTAAACAAAGCCGCAGAGCGTTTATACGGATGGTCTCGGGCTGATATGCAGAAGATGTCCATATACGACATCAACACCGCGTCTAGGGAAAATCTTGAGATGGAAATAAAGCGGAATCTAAGCCTTGATAAGAATACATTCTATTTCCAGCACCGTGATTCATGGGGTAATATTCATGATGTTGAGATTCACAGTGGCCCCATAATGATTGATGGTCGTAAGATTATTCACTCGAGTATAATCGATATTACAGACCGCAAGAAGAATGAGCTGGAACTTATGCGATTGCGCCGTTCTGTTGAGAACAGCTTTGCTTCTGTTGTCATCACGGATAAAGGTGGAAACATTGTATATGTGAATCCGGCGTTTTCAAAGGTGACTGGATATTCGCGGGAAGAATCTATCGGCAAGAATACAAGAGTACTTAAATCCGGAGCCCACCCGAATGAATTTTACAGGGGCATGTGGCGTACTATAGCTCGCGGTAATACATGGAAAGGTGAGATCTGCAATCGTAAAAAGGATGGGACTCTTTTCTGGGAACAGGCGACTATCTCTCCGGTAATGGATACAGAAGGTAATCTAACTAATTATGTGGCTGTCAAAGATGACATTACCGAGCGTAAGGAGTTGGAAAGACTTAAGGAAGATGTTGAACGCATAATGCATCATGATTTGAAGAATCCGTTGAACGGTATCATAGGTCTGCCGGAGATTCTACTCATGGATGATGATTTGAGTGATGAGCATAAGAAAATTCTGGAAATGATTAAAAGTTCCGGTTACCGCATGCTCCGTATGATCGATTCATCGCTGAATCTTTTTAAAATGGAAAACGGTACATACAAATATATTCCGCAGGTTGTAGATCTTGTTGCTGTTTTGGCAACCCTTTGTAAGGATATAGAGTCAAAAAGTTATTCCAAAAAACTTGAAATTGTTATGGAAGGAAATACTTCTAGTCCGTTAAATGTTCTTGCGGAGCATGATCTCCTTTACATCTTGTTTTCCAATCTCCTTGTGAACGCTGTAGAAGCTTCACCGAAAGGTGAAAAGATCATAATCGATCTTCCTTTCAGTCCTGATAGATATGTTAAAATTATTAATAGAGGGGTCGTGCCGCAGCAGGTTCGTCATGATTTTTTTGACAAGTATAAGACCCACGGAAAAAAGGGCGGTACAGGAATCGGGACATACTCAAGCAAGCTTACTGCCGGGACAATGGGGTATAGTATGGAAATGTTCACTTCCGATGAAAAGGGTACGACTATCATAGAAATTGGAGTTGTTTTGCCGTAA
- a CDS encoding adenylyl-sulfate kinase produces MHGKVIWLTGLSASGKSTIARAMQKILNEEGMTPLLLDGDQFREAVADHNCGHDPESRILNAYRISRFANMAARQGLIVIVATMSLYHEIHRWNRNNFPDYFEVLIKADIDVLKKRDPKGLYRHVEAGNAENLPGMDLQPEFPLSPELIVENNEQLGNVEGIALGIIRKAKLL; encoded by the coding sequence ATGCATGGAAAAGTAATCTGGCTGACCGGATTGTCTGCATCCGGGAAATCAACCATTGCCCGGGCAATGCAGAAAATCCTTAATGAAGAGGGGATGACTCCGTTATTACTTGATGGCGATCAGTTCCGTGAGGCTGTTGCTGATCATAATTGCGGGCATGATCCTGAGAGCAGGATTCTGAATGCTTATAGAATCAGCCGCTTTGCCAATATGGCAGCAAGGCAGGGTCTGATCGTCATTGTCGCTACCATGTCTCTTTATCATGAGATTCACCGTTGGAACCGCAACAATTTTCCTGATTATTTTGAGGTGCTTATTAAGGCAGATATAGATGTCTTGAAGAAAAGAGATCCCAAAGGTCTTTACAGGCATGTTGAAGCCGGAAACGCAGAAAATCTGCCGGGGATGGATCTTCAGCCGGAGTTCCCGCTCAGTCCGGAGTTGATAGTGGAGAATAATGAGCAACTGGGTAATGTTGAAGGGATAGCTTTAGGCATTATCAGAAAAGCGAAGTTGCTTTGA
- a CDS encoding gamma-glutamyl-gamma-aminobutyrate hydrolase family protein (Members of this family of hydrolases with an active site Cys residue belong to MEROPS family C26.), which yields MYENLRIGLTMRRSDACDYDEPREGLALSWGFFLREALPGCVWVALPNTGESIVRTVDELGLNGLILTGGEDCGVYLQRDESETALIDHALQKDIPLMGICRGFQMLHAYFGGNFVPCAKDEHVAVRHVVSFAENPYLAKGVQEVNSYHSNGIELKDIYGPLLPMAFDSSGLVEGVYSAQHHVVGLMWHPERETEFVESDILIFRKFFT from the coding sequence ATGTACGAGAACTTACGGATCGGCTTAACCATGCGCCGTAGTGATGCCTGCGATTATGATGAACCAAGGGAGGGGCTGGCGCTTTCCTGGGGATTTTTTTTGCGCGAAGCTTTGCCCGGTTGCGTATGGGTTGCTCTTCCAAATACGGGAGAGTCAATTGTCCGTACGGTAGATGAGTTGGGTTTGAACGGGTTGATTTTAACCGGAGGCGAGGATTGCGGCGTTTATCTGCAAAGGGATGAGAGCGAAACAGCCCTGATTGACCATGCCCTGCAAAAAGATATTCCGCTTATGGGCATCTGCCGCGGCTTTCAGATGCTGCATGCGTACTTTGGTGGCAATTTTGTTCCCTGCGCGAAAGATGAACATGTTGCCGTGCGTCATGTGGTTTCATTTGCGGAGAATCCTTATTTAGCTAAAGGTGTGCAGGAAGTGAATTCTTACCATAGCAATGGTATTGAACTAAAAGATATTTATGGTCCTTTGCTTCCTATGGCTTTTGATTCTTCCGGGCTGGTCGAAGGTGTTTACTCTGCACAGCACCATGTGGTCGGACTAATGTGGCATCCGGAGAGAGAGACTGAGTTTGTTGAGTCAGACATATTGATCTTTAGAAAATTTTTTACGTAG
- a CDS encoding class I SAM-dependent methyltransferase, whose amino-acid sequence MKTEWDYTDLADAYLERPAYAPELLVELFEIGGLQKGDRVCDIGSGVAHLTIPLAEQGFLVDAVEPNDAMRANGIKRTSAMENVTWYEGTGEETGRPTGEYDFVSFGSSFNVCDRELAMKEVNRLLKSGKWFTCMWNHRQLDDPIQSKIESIIKDNIEGYGYGTRRESQTEIISSAPYFHNVIEKEGTIVHIQKVVKTVEAWRSHGTLHRQAGDKFAKIIEQIESYLKSLGVDDIEIPYTTRAWIAQKK is encoded by the coding sequence ATGAAAACTGAATGGGATTACACTGATCTTGCTGATGCATATCTTGAACGGCCTGCGTATGCTCCCGAACTTTTGGTTGAACTCTTTGAAATTGGAGGTTTGCAGAAAGGGGATCGTGTCTGTGATATTGGATCTGGAGTTGCTCATTTGACAATTCCACTCGCAGAACAGGGTTTTCTGGTTGATGCAGTGGAGCCGAACGATGCAATGCGGGCTAATGGAATCAAAAGAACCTCCGCGATGGAAAATGTGACATGGTATGAAGGAACGGGCGAAGAGACCGGCCGTCCTACTGGCGAGTATGACTTTGTCAGTTTCGGATCTTCTTTCAATGTTTGTGATCGGGAATTAGCAATGAAAGAAGTTAACCGTTTGTTGAAGAGCGGTAAATGGTTCACCTGTATGTGGAACCATCGTCAGCTTGATGATCCCATCCAGAGTAAAATTGAATCCATTATTAAAGATAACATTGAAGGTTACGGATATGGAACCCGGCGTGAAAGTCAGACAGAAATCATTAGTTCGGCTCCGTATTTTCATAATGTAATTGAGAAAGAAGGCACGATTGTACATATCCAGAAGGTTGTGAAGACTGTTGAGGCGTGGAGATCACATGGAACTCTTCACAGACAGGCCGGAGATAAATTTGCCAAAATTATTGAGCAGATAGAGTCGTATCTCAAATCTCTTGGTGTTGATGATATTGAAATCCCTTATACTACCCGTGCCTGGATTGCACAGAAGAAGTAG
- a CDS encoding nitroreductase family protein translates to MTHQIIKDLNARYTTKKYDSNKRISAEEIDVIKEALRLSPSSVNSQPWKFIVIESEEAKERFHNTFANKFEFNQPHAKEASHIILFAYNPRFSEEQYKKVVDAEVVAGHLPKDKYGEMMDKGMFFAGLNTDDNGYNGNWTRAQTYLALGNVIHAVARMGIDSTPMEGVDSELISEAFKNELGGYVCDVALALGYHLEGGDYNNGKPKARLPLEEVVTVL, encoded by the coding sequence ATGACTCACCAGATTATTAAAGATCTTAATGCTCGGTATACGACCAAAAAATATGATTCCAATAAGCGAATCTCAGCAGAAGAGATTGATGTAATCAAGGAAGCGTTACGTCTGTCACCTTCTTCGGTTAATTCCCAACCGTGGAAATTTATTGTCATTGAAAGTGAAGAAGCGAAAGAACGTTTTCACAATACTTTTGCCAACAAGTTTGAATTCAACCAACCTCACGCTAAAGAAGCTTCTCATATTATCCTTTTTGCATATAACCCTAGATTTTCTGAAGAACAGTATAAAAAGGTTGTGGATGCCGAGGTTGTTGCCGGTCACCTGCCCAAGGATAAGTACGGGGAAATGATGGATAAAGGTATGTTCTTTGCCGGATTGAATACTGACGACAATGGCTATAACGGCAATTGGACAAGGGCGCAGACATATCTGGCACTTGGCAATGTTATACATGCTGTCGCCCGTATGGGCATAGATTCCACTCCGATGGAAGGGGTTGATTCCGAACTCATCAGTGAAGCTTTCAAAAATGAGCTGGGTGGATATGTGTGTGATGTTGCGCTGGCGCTTGGCTATCATCTGGAGGGTGGTGATTATAATAACGGCAAGCCTAAAGCCCGTCTCCCGTTAGAAGAAGTTGTGACTGTGCTCTAG
- a CDS encoding PEP-utilizing enzyme: MNYKFGTKAETLEVLKKVGFNVPPLYYFSLAEWENDSVSVVKAVQRAFSGCGEKIIVRSSSLAEDSGEASQAGAFDSIMNIDPECEIDVRKAIESVFDSYRGSSKDQVLIQPMVQNIEASGVIMTRCMHDGSPYYVLNYDDESGKTDSITGGTGVSKTIYIYKGVSEEDFDSYRVHKMMELVRELETVFPGVPLDIEFALDKNQVMHLFQVRRICTCQNWNPNVENIVSDKILFVEQYVSRYLEKRAGVFGERSMLGVMPDWNPAEIIGVTPRPLAASLYREIITRRNWSRAREEMGYRRMPPEELMVLVAGRPYIDIRNSFNSFLPAGLSPESSEKIVNAWLDFLDFNPQYHDKIEFEVASTIYDPCFEEDFKSRYPGILAEDDFTDYKNRLRELTNRNLMPGGSLDKAYERIDHLVSLQTEYCSLENCDSVFEILATVKQLLEDCSEFGTLPFSIIARHGFIAEAFLRSIIRKRGLTCERVNDFKRSVETVSGEMSRDYRMVCSGSLARDAFLKRYGHLRPGTYDILSPRYRDRADLFSESVEVHEENQDCHEFFLSKGERAAINGIFAEVGISAVDADLFMDYAAKAIAGREYAKFVFTRNLSKALEGIALWGHKVGLDKQELSFLNLPEILDSLFSQLDDNIREHFVALIENGKRQYELANSFKLSYLIRSSKDVYIVPQHRCAPNFITTKKVEAPVARVRTDSVDNQDLDGCIVCIESADPGYDWVFTRSIAGLVTKYGGTNSHMAIRCAEYGLPAAIGCGELLFDKVSSAKRCTLDAGQQTLNSDS, encoded by the coding sequence ATGAACTATAAATTCGGAACAAAAGCTGAAACTTTGGAAGTCTTGAAGAAAGTGGGATTTAATGTTCCGCCTCTGTATTATTTCAGTCTTGCAGAGTGGGAGAATGATTCTGTTTCTGTTGTGAAGGCGGTTCAGCGGGCATTTTCAGGTTGCGGAGAAAAGATCATTGTCCGCAGCAGTTCTTTGGCCGAGGACAGTGGTGAAGCTTCTCAAGCCGGTGCATTTGACTCCATTATGAATATTGATCCGGAATGCGAAATTGACGTGCGAAAGGCCATTGAGAGTGTTTTCGACTCTTATCGTGGGTCCAGCAAGGATCAGGTTCTAATCCAGCCGATGGTTCAGAATATTGAGGCCAGCGGTGTTATCATGACCCGTTGTATGCATGATGGTTCTCCGTACTATGTTCTCAATTACGATGATGAGTCCGGTAAAACAGATTCCATTACCGGGGGGACCGGGGTCAGCAAGACCATTTATATCTATAAAGGTGTTTCGGAAGAGGATTTTGATTCTTACCGGGTGCATAAGATGATGGAGCTGGTCCGTGAACTTGAGACTGTTTTTCCCGGAGTTCCGCTGGATATTGAGTTCGCCCTCGATAAAAATCAGGTAATGCATCTGTTTCAGGTTCGTAGAATTTGTACCTGCCAGAATTGGAATCCTAATGTAGAAAACATCGTTTCGGACAAAATTTTATTTGTGGAGCAGTATGTCTCCCGTTATCTGGAAAAACGTGCCGGTGTGTTCGGAGAAAGGTCCATGCTCGGAGTTATGCCCGACTGGAATCCGGCTGAAATTATAGGCGTTACCCCACGACCTTTGGCTGCTTCGCTTTACAGGGAAATAATAACCCGCAGGAATTGGAGCAGGGCAAGGGAAGAAATGGGGTATAGGCGTATGCCGCCTGAAGAATTGATGGTTCTTGTAGCCGGTAGGCCCTATATAGATATCCGCAACAGCTTTAATTCTTTTCTGCCGGCTGGTCTTTCCCCTGAATCGTCAGAGAAGATTGTTAACGCATGGCTGGATTTTCTCGATTTTAATCCCCAATATCATGACAAAATTGAATTTGAAGTTGCCTCAACAATTTATGATCCTTGTTTTGAAGAGGACTTCAAATCCCGCTATCCCGGTATTCTGGCTGAGGATGATTTCACAGATTACAAAAACAGACTCCGCGAATTGACCAACAGAAATCTTATGCCGGGTGGTTCGCTTGATAAGGCTTATGAGCGCATAGACCATCTGGTCAGTCTTCAGACTGAGTATTGTTCATTGGAGAATTGTGATTCGGTTTTTGAAATACTGGCCACGGTCAAGCAGTTGCTTGAGGATTGTTCAGAATTCGGAACCCTTCCCTTTTCCATAATCGCAAGGCACGGCTTTATAGCCGAAGCTTTTCTGCGTTCAATTATTCGTAAAAGGGGCCTTACCTGTGAGCGGGTAAATGATTTCAAGAGATCTGTTGAAACTGTTTCCGGTGAGATGAGCAGGGATTACAGGATGGTTTGCTCCGGTAGCCTTGCCCGAGACGCTTTTCTTAAAAGATACGGACATTTGCGTCCGGGAACATACGACATTCTTTCACCTCGATACCGTGATCGTGCTGACTTGTTCAGTGAGAGTGTGGAAGTCCATGAAGAAAATCAGGATTGCCATGAATTTTTCCTGAGTAAAGGGGAAAGGGCAGCCATAAATGGTATTTTTGCGGAAGTCGGTATATCCGCCGTGGATGCAGACCTTTTCATGGATTATGCTGCCAAAGCCATAGCGGGCCGTGAATATGCAAAATTTGTTTTTACCCGTAATCTCTCCAAAGCCTTGGAAGGTATAGCATTATGGGGTCATAAGGTTGGACTTGATAAGCAGGAGCTCTCCTTTCTGAATTTGCCTGAAATCCTCGATAGTCTATTTTCACAACTGGACGATAATATCCGGGAGCATTTTGTGGCTTTAATCGAGAACGGCAAGCGTCAATACGAATTGGCAAATTCGTTTAAGCTCAGCTATTTGATTAGGTCTTCAAAAGATGTGTATATTGTGCCCCAGCACAGGTGCGCGCCTAATTTTATAACTACGAAAAAGGTTGAAGCACCTGTTGCACGGGTTCGTACGGATTCTGTTGATAATCAGGATCTTGATGGATGTATTGTCTGCATTGAAAGTGCTGACCCCGGTTATGACTGGGTCTTTACCCGTTCTATCGCCGGGCTTGTGACTAAGTACGGTGGAACCAATTCCCATATGGCTATACGCTGCGCGGAATATGGTCTTCCGGCAGCTATAGGCTGCGGCGAATTATTGTTCGATAAGGTTTCATCAGCAAAAAGATGTACTCTTGATGCAGGGCAGCAGACTCTTAATTCTGATTCTTAA